A section of the Gammaproteobacteria bacterium genome encodes:
- a CDS encoding PD-(D/E)XK nuclease family protein — MDRKATAAGMTRVEEVDRLVGDSGFLRYHAEYVKRREFNAFDVLRYAEYEIRHSNVMAWLLDPNETHGIGRAFLEWFLGQAKLPGRLPRKIVRGEGGQTVRVERELYYVDVVIFLESDHARHIVAIENKPAWASPEHYEQVRAHLERLRPEYSGHDIHCVLLSTSREGIDGEDEIAHVSWRDVGAQIKTMHDADAFWQEEVAAFIRQYLVAVGHLIGPEESDADYLRKLLDDHHSLLKYMLGVLGDEGGEQEIRAMVPKRHADTVVRLVKDFGQEPERLRSEVRDLLASRGIETTITASKGKAVLWLSWDLQEAQGLGLGGTGGRIYWFFEFTLRSVVVVLESSPGRRDAVDRIAACMRKIPVDRCRRGRYPMKAGAFNHFHFYRHELVGDETLSGTSTAAVTVAVRQAVDEFLDAEDSDYTRINDYFRCLAFQPAPVAEETK; from the coding sequence ATGGACCGGAAGGCAACGGCGGCCGGGATGACGAGGGTGGAGGAGGTGGACAGGCTGGTCGGGGATTCTGGATTCCTCCGGTATCACGCAGAGTATGTGAAGCGGCGGGAGTTCAACGCCTTCGACGTGCTGCGCTATGCGGAGTACGAGATTCGCCACAGCAACGTGATGGCCTGGTTGCTTGACCCGAATGAGACCCATGGGATTGGCCGGGCCTTTCTGGAGTGGTTTCTGGGCCAGGCGAAGTTGCCCGGGAGGTTGCCGAGAAAGATCGTCCGCGGGGAAGGTGGGCAGACGGTACGGGTGGAGCGGGAGCTGTACTATGTGGACGTGGTGATCTTTCTGGAGAGCGATCATGCTCGGCACATTGTCGCGATCGAGAACAAGCCGGCGTGGGCTTCGCCGGAGCATTACGAGCAGGTGCGAGCACACCTGGAGCGCTTGCGCCCCGAGTACTCGGGCCACGACATCCACTGCGTGCTGCTCTCCACGTCGCGGGAGGGAATCGATGGGGAGGACGAGATCGCGCATGTAAGCTGGCGGGATGTGGGTGCGCAGATCAAGACGATGCACGACGCGGACGCTTTCTGGCAGGAGGAAGTGGCCGCTTTCATTCGGCAGTACCTCGTGGCGGTCGGTCACCTGATCGGCCCGGAGGAGAGCGACGCGGACTATTTGAGGAAGCTGCTGGACGACCACCATTCCCTGCTGAAATACATGCTCGGCGTGCTTGGCGACGAGGGGGGAGAGCAAGAGATCCGGGCGATGGTGCCGAAGCGTCACGCGGACACCGTGGTGCGGTTGGTGAAGGACTTCGGCCAGGAGCCGGAGAGGTTGCGGTCGGAAGTTCGAGACCTGCTGGCGAGTCGCGGAATAGAGACGACGATCACCGCTAGCAAAGGGAAAGCTGTGCTGTGGCTGAGCTGGGACCTGCAAGAAGCTCAGGGGCTGGGGCTTGGCGGGACTGGCGGGCGCATCTATTGGTTTTTCGAATTCACGCTCCGCAGCGTCGTCGTGGTGCTGGAATCCTCCCCCGGTCGTCGGGATGCGGTTGATCGGATCGCAGCCTGCATGCGCAAGATTCCGGTGGACCGGTGCCGTCGCGGCAGATACCCGATGAAAGCCGGGGCATTCAACCACTTCCACTTCTACCGCCACGAACTCGTCGGCGACGAAACCCTCTCGGGCACATCAACCGCGGCGGTCACGGTCGCCGTGCGGCAAGCCGTGGACGAATTCCTGGACGCGGAGGATTCGGACTACACGCGCATCAACGACTACTTCCGGTGCCTGGCGTTTCAGCCCGCGCCGGTTGCGGAGGAAACGAAG
- a CDS encoding 6-bladed beta-propeller codes for MRKILLSACVAVLLAATQAASQLPVVDLSDRAVETLIPPEFDDGFFNRIGTIVIRDDGLWVLDAGQRRVFRFDTEGRLVVAFGRQGNGPGELLWPSALRVDSVVTIPDMRQMRVSRFTLDGEHLETRRVSGPVVPSGGLAVLRNGVTVYATAVRYTMSSSGVGGDPNGHVTVGFSGSSRADTIASLQGGVVMWQSAGEMSLFRAGFGDAGAWTTMGDSAIVVADGITGTISVFTVPDSPGMETDTPRLSVDSVTMGIAGHPVTGADRERAEADFRRDNPNVRGRVTFAGWPSYWSVAVSLLVSDDGKVWARRIVYGDDRQHWTEVDLHGPPRQQVILPERFSLRAIAGGRLYGVARDELDVQRVAFLDLR; via the coding sequence ATGCGCAAGATCCTTCTCTCGGCCTGCGTCGCCGTCTTGCTCGCCGCGACGCAGGCGGCCAGCCAGCTTCCGGTCGTCGACCTCTCCGACAGGGCCGTGGAGACGCTGATCCCACCCGAGTTCGATGACGGATTCTTCAATCGTATCGGAACGATTGTGATCCGGGACGATGGCTTGTGGGTGCTTGATGCCGGCCAGAGGAGAGTGTTCCGGTTTGACACCGAAGGCCGCCTTGTCGTCGCCTTCGGTCGACAGGGAAATGGTCCGGGCGAGTTGCTCTGGCCCAGCGCGTTGCGCGTCGATTCGGTGGTGACGATACCCGATATGCGGCAGATGCGCGTGAGTCGATTCACCCTAGACGGCGAGCACCTGGAGACTCGGCGCGTGAGCGGACCGGTTGTGCCTTCGGGCGGGTTGGCCGTCCTGCGAAACGGCGTCACGGTCTACGCCACCGCTGTACGCTACACAATGAGTTCCAGTGGCGTCGGGGGCGATCCGAATGGTCATGTGACCGTGGGATTCTCCGGGTCCAGCCGGGCCGATACGATCGCGAGTCTGCAGGGCGGTGTTGTGATGTGGCAATCAGCGGGCGAGATGTCGTTATTCAGGGCCGGCTTTGGCGACGCCGGTGCCTGGACGACGATGGGCGACAGCGCGATCGTGGTCGCGGACGGAATCACGGGCACGATTTCTGTCTTCACGGTGCCCGACTCGCCGGGGATGGAGACCGATACTCCGCGGCTCTCGGTGGACTCGGTGACGATGGGCATCGCGGGGCATCCGGTGACCGGGGCGGACCGAGAGCGGGCCGAGGCCGACTTTCGGAGGGACAACCCGAACGTTCGAGGGCGGGTGACCTTCGCGGGTTGGCCAAGCTATTGGTCGGTAGCCGTCAGCCTGCTGGTTTCGGACGACGGCAAAGTGTGGGCACGGCGGATAGTCTATGGAGACGACCGTCAGCACTGGACCGAAGTCGACCTCCACGGACCCCCTCGCCAACAAGTCATTCTTCCCGAGCGCTTCTCCCTTCGCGCGATCGCAGGCGGGAGGCTCTACGGAGTCGCCAGAGACGAACTGGACGTTCAGCGCGTGGCGTTTCTGGATCTCCGGTGA